The Sorex araneus isolate mSorAra2 chromosome X, mSorAra2.pri, whole genome shotgun sequence DNA segment ATCAGCCAGGCCCCGCAGGTGGAGAAGCTAATCGCCACCACCGCTCACGAGCGCATGCCCTGGTACCACAGCAGCCTAACGCGGGAGGAGGCCGAGCGCAAACTTTACTCTGGCTCGCAGACCGACGGCAAGTTCCTgtaggtggggctggggggaggctggggcatTGGGGCTGTCCTGGAGGCGGGGTGCACACCTGACTTATTGCGCAGGTGCTCCCCCCGGAAGGCTTGTATGTGTGTGGCCCATGTTGAGAGGGTCCTGCCTCTGGAAACGTGCAGAGGGACCTGGGAAGGGAGCTGCAGGGGTTACTGGGGCAGAGCGGAAATGTCAGGGCTGTTCCTACCCACCGTGGACCCTTGGTGGGTGGCTGGACTGGTCTTCTGTGACTTCctcatgccaggagtgatgactGTGTCCCTCCTGTGGACCCTGCCTCAGCTACACTAAGAATGTGGCAGGGAACTGGGGAGACAGAAAAGATGGCTCACTGCCACAGTGTGTCAGGTGtcaggtgtgtgtggagggaagaAGCTGCTGCCTATTTAGAttggagagtgtgtgtggggagtgtgtgtacatgtgtgtgtgtgtgtgagtgggggaaCCTCTAAGCTGTGCTGAGCTGTGCTGAAGGATGTTGTCTCAGACctgggaaattgaaaagacagagACCAGGAGAAGGTTCTGGGTCTTCTCAAGAAAAAGCTAGGAGGTCCAAGTGCTTTATCTGaggaggtggcagaggcagaggaaGGTGAGGGCAGAGAGGTGTCAGGAACTTTCACCCTGAGTGCTGCAGGAGCACCGGGCGAGTGTGACCTCAGCTCCCTCTAGCCTGGACGACTGTCCTGTCAAACTTCACAGTTGGCTTTAAGGACTATGTGTATCAGTGTGTTTAAAGCAAGGTACTGGAGATAGCCTACAAAGactctctctgtgtatgtctgtccctGCTGCTCTGGTCTTAGCCATTGCTGAGCTCTGTGGCTGTGTTTGCTCTGAGGACTCGCCAAAGCTACTGAAAAACCCCAGCAGGGCTCTGCCAGCGGTCTCTGAACATAGgcagctttttggatcacacccggcgatgttcaggctttttctggctctgcactcaggaattgctcctggcagtgcttgagagactgtatgggatgccagggatcaaaccggggtcagctagctgcatgcaaggcaaatgccctacctgctgtactatcgctcagctgAGCTTGCCCAGGTGACCAGAGATGGAGAGACTTCGTGGGGGCTTCTTTTGGGGCCCGAGGATGGCAGATGTCCTCACTGTGACAGTCTTCCTATCTCTCCTGGTATCCCTACCCGCTATGGCTAGGAATTACATAGGCCTGTACTGCCCGGGGCACTTGCTGTCCAGAGAAGTATGCATGCTGCCCCTCATGCCTCCCATGTTTGTTGTGCAGTTTAGGGACGTTCTCTGGCCTGATTGAGAGGTGCTGGCCTATCTTGCTCACTGCCATGCCCCGTCCTCAGAGCAGCACCAGAACATGGCCTATGCTTGAGGTGCTCATGCACAAATACGCTCACAGACAggctcatacacacatgcatacacacatgttcacagacacacacgcacaaacacactcacagacatgctcacacatgcacacccagaTGAGTATCCAGAGGCAGAGCCCAAATTTAACCCCTTCACCTCTTGTGGCCTTCTCAGCCTCCCTCTTGCCGCACTCGCCCTTGTGGCCTTTTGATGTTTGGTCCCTACTCCTCTGTGGTCCCCACCTCCGCTGAAATCTACACTCAACAGGAAAACAGAACCGTATCAGTGACTCAAAACATGACTGTTGTGACAGGTTTTCCCCTGGATGGTGGGCGGAGGTGTCTGGCTATGACTCCAGGTCTGTGCGTATCTGTGTGTgttgacctgtgtgtgtgtgtgtgtgtgtgtgtgtgtgtgtgtgtgtgttcatgtttgCTGGGGGGCAGGATCTTCCTTCTGAGTGACTGTTTGAATATCATGATAGGTGGGCAAGTGATGGCTAGGGGATGCCCTTGATTGGCCGCTGAATGCCCCTCTCCAACCCGCCCCATCCGGGGGCAGCTTCCTCCTGTGAACACTTTCTCCCCCTGGGCCTCTTTAGGTCTGAGCATGGAGTAGGGTCTGACCTTGGTCTCTCCAGTTCCTGCTGCATCTACATGAGAGTTTATGATGCAGAGCCTTTAaactgtgtgtgtgggagtgtgtgtgtgtgtgtggggggggggtgggaacagGGCCTGGTGGGAAGGCCAGGTTGCTATCAGGGTGATatgccttccctcccctccccaggctgaGACCCCGGAAGGAACAGGGCACTTACGCGTTGTCCCTAATCTATGGAAAGACTGTGTACCACTACCTCATCAGCCAGGACAAGGCAGGCAAATACTGCATCCCTGAGGGCACCAAGTTTGACACTCTCTGGCAGGTTCGTTGCCCGCCCTCTCTTTTGGGGGGTGACATTGAGGTACGATGCTCAGGGGAGGAGCTGAGCTGTGGCCCTGACCCTGGTCCCTGCAGCTGGTGGAGTACCTGAAGCTGAAGGCTGATGGGCTCATCTTCTGCCTGCGAGAGCCGTGCCCCAATGCCAGCGCTAGCGCCAGCACAGGTAagtggtagtgccagggatgtggGGGGTGCAGACTTCTCACTGCCCACCCCCCTCACTGTTCCTTCTGCTCCTCCAGGGGCTGCAGCTCCCACTCTCCCAGCTCACCCTTCCACCTTCACCCATGTGAGTCATTTGGGATGGAGGGGTCTGGAGTCGGGAAGGGCTGTGAGTCCCCTTCCCTGCAGGGCTGGATGGAGGGTGGGGCTGCTACAGAAGCAGATCCCTCATACCCCCAGCACCATCCCTGGGGACCCAGGCGTGTCAGGGAAGGAGTTAGGTGCCCCCAGCTCATGTCCTGCTGACTGACCCTGTGACCTTTGACCTCAGAGGCGGGTTGACACACTCAACTCAGATGGATACACTCCTGAGCCAGGTGAGCCAGCAGAGGGacagattgggggggggggctggtgccCGGTGGGATGTGGGGTCCCAGGCTGGGCTCTGCTAGGGTGTGGCAGGGGAGGGATGTTGTGTGTGTCCACCCATGGTGCAGGCTGGCCCATGGATCCTTGGGCTGTCGGGCTGCCGTGTTTGTAAGTCCCGTGCCCACCACATCCTGGACTCACATGCCTGTGAGCCCACTGGCTCCTCCTGGTGTATCTTATAAAGTAAATTCAGTCGCACTGTTACAGGTGTTGGTGGTGGCACACCAGACAGGGCTTAGGGGTACTCCCAGCTCTTATTCTGAAGTCACTCCTACGGATGCTGGGGGACCCGGTGATGCAGGGAATCCATCCTTTGACTCCCATAAACGTGCAGCCCATTGAGCTCCCTTCTCAGCCCCAGTCACTGTTTTACTGATGAGAAAGAGCGAGCAACTGCCTTTCAAaggtgcccccccaacccccagacaggctggagctgggatttgaacccagttgAGTAGGAAGGTGCCACAGGCCAGTTCCAAAAATGCCTGCAGGAAATGCACGTTTGTTGTGTGGGTGCAAATCTTCCCAGTGAGGCACAGAGGACACCCGCACCTTTCTGTGCCCATGAGGCTCCCCCCCGCTGCAAGCCCTCATAGAACAGTGCTGCTATGCGTCCACACAGACACATGGGCAAAGCACCGGCCTTTGTATCAGTGTTCATGCACTGCTGTGGCAGGAGTGCTCACGGGAGCACATCCATGAACTTGGGCTGCTGCACACAGgggtacacatgcacacagatactcATGCCTTTCACACTGCCTGGGCACAACATCATCCATCGGAAATAAGAGGGCACACATGTGTTCACGTGCCTGTGGGAGGGAGGCTGCCctgcctgtccctgtctctctccctgatCTGGAGggatgctggtgtgtgtgtgtgcgtgtgtgtctgtctgtgtgtgcatgccagCACGCCTTGCATCCCCGGAGAAACCGAGGCCAATGCCCATGGACACAAGCGTGTATGAGAGCCCCTACAGCGACCCCGAGGAGCTCAAGAACAAGAAGCTCTTCCTGAAGCGTGACAACCTCATCATGGCTGACATCGAACTTGGCAGCGGCAACTTTGGCTCTGTGCGTCAGGGCGTCTACCGCATGCGCAAGTAGGTGGCAGCCATTGCAGTCCGTGGGTGTTAAGGGGTGGCTGAGGGGAGGGGATTATCACCAGCCTTGAAGGTTGGAGGTGGGATGTCCAGGGAATCCGCCCCGGGACAGGCAATTGGATGCTGGAGGGTTCCCCAGGATGGAGTGGGGAcagtctgggggctggggagttgcAGTGAGGTGAGCCCACTGCTGACCCAAGGGCAGCACAGGGCGCCTTCCTTGCCACCCCACCTCACCCGTCACTGAGTGCTGTGGAGTCTGGAGATGTTTCTTACAAGTGGGGGACAGTTCCAGCGAGGGACTGCACTTCCCCAGAGACACTCCTGGCTCCACCAGAGACCCTCAGGAGTGCAGGCCCTGAATGGAGATCTGAGTGATGAACTGTGGCTAGGACCCCTCAAAGCTTAGGGAAACAGGGGGTGGGTCAGGAGGGGGCTGAGCATGGCTTCTACCCTCACCTATATGCCTTGTTCTGCGTTGTCCACCCACCAGGAAGCAGATCGATGTGGCCATCAAGGTGTTGAAACATGGCACAGAGAAGGCGAATAAGGATGACATGATGCGTGAGGCACAGATCATGCACCAGCTGGACAATCCCTACATCGTGCGGCTCATCGGCCTATGCCAGGCTGAGGCACTCATGCTGGTCATGGAGATGGCGAGCAGTGGGCCCCTGCACAAGTTCCTCCTGGGGAAGAAGTGAGTCctgtgtgtggtggggacagGCACTGGGACCCCTCTCATGACCTCATCTTTACTCATGTCCATACCTCACTCACACCCCAATGCCCACACTCACAGCTGCAACAGTGCAGATTGCAGAACTCTGGGCCTTGAGTCCCAGCTCTGCCACCAACTGGTGGGCCCCAGGCTGGCTTTGTGATCTCTCCTGCttcctccttgttatctgcttcaAGGGGCCACTGGGAGGACCCAGTGAGTTGCTATGATGGGTGCTTAGACACCAGCTGGCAAGAGCTTTAGAAGCATCAGTTGCCAAATTCACAGCCCAGGAAAATTGCCAGCAATCTCTGACTATCCAAGGGTCCAGTGATCTGCAGTCCAAGGCTTGTTTTCTACCACTGGgtgttgcatttttaaaatattgtcaaaaggggaaaaaaacccaacccaaaagcaaaacaaagacatACAGAACTAGAGGGACCTGCAAAAGCACAAATATTTATTCTGGCCTTTGCCTGGTGCTGCTTTCCAATCGCCAGTCCCTCTGTGCTCCTTTTGACCCCAGCCCTTCCCCACACAgctgccttctcttctcttcctgggGACACATCACCTGCCACTCAGGCTTTTGCTGGTGGCGTGGGGCTTCATAGCAGGTGCTGTGGGTGCTCAGTCCTTTGGCCTATGTAGATGGGGCAAGTGCCCggtccactgtattatcactccagcccctatggtttttattttttaaaaattgtgtgtgtaggggctggagcgatggcacagcgggtagagcatttgccttgcacgccgccgacccgggttcgattcccagcatcccatatggtcccctgagcactgccaggagtaattcctgagtgcaaagccaggagtaacccctgtgcatcgtcagtgtgatccaaaaagcaaaaaaaaaaaaaaaaaaacccaaaaaattgtgtgtgttgggtgggggtcAAGGGGAGCGCACATCCggccgtgctcagagcttattcctggtgctgcactcagggatcattcctggtggtgtttaggggaccatatggaatgctgggaatgaaacacAGGTTGACAGAGTttaaggctagcaccctacctactgtattatctctctgttccctgatttttaaaaaaatttaggccatgatttacagtactgttaatgatacgATTTAATGCAAAGTCATTCCGACACCACCTCTCCACCACTCAGTATCCACTCCCAGCCGCCCCGCCTGTCTTGGAAAGCTCAGTTCTATACACCAGTTATTTTCGAGTTAGTGCTTTTGTGTTCTTGTGGGTAGATCCCAAGGAGTGGAATCGCTGAGTCATTTGGGAGCTCTGTTTTAAAGCTGGGAGATATCTCCATACTGCTCTCCTTAAAACGTGGGTGATATTTAAAGCTAGTCAAGTCTGGATGGGTGCTGCAGTAGGTTTTCCTGGCTCACGGGAAGCACATGAGCAGCCTGTCGGGTCCCTggcttcccctcccacccaccccccgcccccgcaccgcAGGGAGGAGATTCCAATCAGCAATGTGGCAGAGCTGCTGCACCAAGTGTCCATGGGGATGAAGTACCTGGAGGAGAAGAACTTTGTGCACCGAGACCTAGCAGCGCGCAACGTCCTTCTAGTGAACCGGCACTACGCCAAGATCAGCGACTTTGGGCTCTCTAAGGCCCTGGGTGCCGACGACAGTTACTACACAGTGAGAACCAGGGTGCCTGGGGAGTACAGTGGGtggtggtggcagaggacccTGCCCTGCCACCCTTCACTCAACTGCAGCctcgcctcctcctcctcaggccCGCTCAGCGGGCAAGTGGCCGCTCAAGTGGTATGCACCGGAGTGTATCAACTTCCGCAAGTTCTCCAGCCGTAGTGACGTGTGGAGCTATGGAGTCACCATGTGGGAAGCCTTTTCCTATGGCCAGAAACCCTACAAGGTGGGCAGGAGGCCAAGGGCAGGGTGGAATGAGTTGAGGTGGAATGGGGTGAGGCGAGGTGAGGCAGGAAGAGGATAGGTGAGGTGGGGTGCGAcaaagtggggtgggggcgaggctAGATGGGATGGAGGTGAGGTGGGATGGAATGAGgtgaggtgggatgggggtgaagTGAGATGAGGCAGGGTGAGActaggtgggatggggtgaggcaAAGTGGGACCAGGTACAGTGAGAAGAGGTGAGGTGGGTTGGgtggagggcaggtggagggcccTGGATACCCACACACCTTTGCTTCTTGCCTGAGCAGAAGATGAAGGGGCCGGAGGTCATGGCTTTCATTGAGCAGGGCAATAGGATGGAGTGCCCACCGGGCTGCCCACCGGAAGTGTACAAACTCATGAATGACTGCTGGATCTACAAGTGAGTGGGGTGGGCAGAAGGGCCCCCTGGAGGACTCCTGGGCTGGTTGGCCCCGTCAGTGCCACAGAATGCCCTCAGGCCATCAGCACACAGCttgccccagcaccccctggccagggtgtgcctctgtgctcagtgttccTGAGCTGACCCAGGACACTCCTCCAGTCCAGCACCCCAGAACTCTCCATGCCTGTCCAACCTTCAGCCCCTACCCAGAGGGCACCCACTAATATATTCAAGCCAGCCCTCAAACATTGCAATTCCTAACAACATCAGTATCAAAACTGCCTCCAACATCTGGCAACACGCACCCAAACAGGCTATTCTCCTTCACGGAGCAGAGAGACATGATGCCTTTTCTTACCTCAGCTTCCTGGTGGACACGCAGGCAATGCAATACACAGACCCCGgtttataaaaaatgaattaccACCCCGAGCTTACTGACCTGGCTCTAACAGTGAGGTGTGCCAACTCCCAAAGAGGCTCACAGCCAACATCCCACACAGTTGGGACCTGGATGAACCTCCATCTGTGCTCCACTGCGGGGAAATACTTGCACCCACCCGCATGAGCCCCCACCTGTCACCAAATGTCCTGGCTCAACATTCCCGGCAGCGTAGCTCCTGATGCTCAGTAGTGATGCCCAGAGCTGAACTCAGTGCCCCACCTCTTCAGCAGCTGACCCCAATAGACGGTTCCCTCCTCATCGCGAATATCAGCAGCTCTCCCGCAAGGTGCTGTAGTGACTCCCCCGAGACCcagtgctccctccccccacGCAGCCTCCCTGGCCTCCTGAACCCCATGCATGCCCACCATTCTCCTGGGGTGTGGCCTTGACACCCTGCATCCCGCACAGGTGGGAGGAGCGCCCAGACTTTCTGACCGTGGAGCAGCGCATGCGCACCCACTACTACAGCCTGGCGAGCAAGGCCGAGAACCCTGGTGGAGATGAGAAGGGAGCCGGGGTGGCAGCAGCCACCTGACTTCCGGTCTGTCCTATATCCTGCCCTCGTGAGCCTCCTGCTGTGCCAGGGCCTCCAGGTTGGTGGGCCGGCCCAGCTTGGTCCCTGCAACCTCAGACCACACCCGCCTGGCTCTCCTTCGCTTTTGCCTCCTTTGAGCTAAGGGTAGAGGGCccctgggcggggccagggctggtCCTGCGTTGAGGGGCGTTGCTTTTCACAAGATCTCTCTGCCTCTGCGTCCTGGAAGGGAGGATTCTCAGGACTCTTGGCAGCAAGTCCCAAATCACAGGAATAAACTCGGCTTCTCTCAGTTTGCAACGCCTCGTTTTTTTCTGGGCTCAGGGTCAGGGTGGGTTCAGTAGAGAGGGATGAGGTTGGTAGAAATGGGGGAATGGATCATTGGAAGGGGTTGGGAGAAGTGCCAGAAAGCACCTTCTCTTGGGTGGGTCTGACCTCACACCCCCAAATCTGGGAGCTTACCTTTTCCACTTCTCTACCCAGGGAACTTCTTCAGACAAGTGAGAAGCTATGGCAGAGTGGGGAAACCGAGGCTGGTGAATTGTATGGAGCCTGGTGGCTCTCCCCTCTGGGGCCATGTCCTCAGCATCAGCCTCTTTCCCAGAGGCAAATTTTCTGTCATTTTGGTTTGggtccacaccagcagtgctcagaggtcatgttTGGGGGTCATCCCTGTGATCTTCTGTGCACCATGCAAAGTTGAGCGATCTCTCTGCCACTGGTCATGTGGGCTTCATTGCTTGCGGTCACGGCTTTTGGCTGTCACTGCGACGGGGATGGTGAACCTGATGTCATCCCAGTGCAAGTGTGTGGGCTCTCCTGGAGGCTCAGGCTGGACATTGGCTGTTATAGCAGCCAGGGAGACCTGTGATGCTGAGGTCCACACAAGGCCACATGTACCTCCAAAAGGCAAAGAGGGACAGGCCTTAGTTTGTTGCATCCCAGGAAGTTTCCTCTAGATATGCACTAGAAAGGTGACCAGATCTGGAGGCCTAGGAGTCCACACATAGGGTAGAGGGCGATGGTCGGGACGGTTTGGGAGGGTGTGCTGAGGGTTAGAGACCTCTCTGAGGGGATTTCTGAGGCTACATGAGTCGGGGTGCGTGGGGAGCAGTGGGGGctcttgcacatgaccagtctGCCAGTTGGAGGAGCACTGCAGTGagcagggatggagaaatcagGAACACAGCATGGGCCGGCGGGAGGTcgaggtgtggggtgggagggatggcgTGGCACACAGCAGGGACCTCCTCTCTCAAGTCTAAGGGACTGCAGAGTTCTGGGCGCCCTACGGCTGCAGACAAGATGGACAGGAGCTGTGGCGGTGGGTGTGGCTGACTATGTGGGCTGGGTGAGTCGTTAGGCGGGGCGAGTCGGTGGGTGGGGCTGACTCAGTGGGCGGGGCTGACTTGGTGGGTGGGGCCTACTAGTGGGTGGGGCTACTCAGTGGGCGGGGCCATCTCAGTTGGCGGGGCTGACTCAGTGGGCGGGGCCGACTCAATAGGTGTGACTGGCTATGTGGGTGGGGTGACTCGGTGGGTGGGGCAGGTCATGCAACTGCTACTGGTCCAACTGCCACTGGACCAACTGCCATTGGACCTGCTCGCGCAGCGCCCTGATCTTGTCTCACGTTGTAGTGCTGGCTGGTGCTGGAGAGGCGCACACATCCCTCTgtggagggcagggcaggctggaAGGAAGCGACTGACCCTTCCGAGTGCCCTGGAGCTATGAGGCGGGGACCAGTGGTGTGTGTACGCAGGCGGGCAGGTGGCCatgctggggcagggtggggggtgttgtCGAGGGCCCATGCCTACGACAGGGCCTCTCTTGTCAGCTGGGGACGGCGCGGAGACAGCAGGACTAGAAGGAGGTGGGGCGCGCCCGTGCTCTTGTCGCACATCACCCTCACCTGGGACAGCCTGGAGAAGGTCAACATCCTGCAGTCATCGTGTGCATTGTCAGTGGCGCTGACCATCTGACATCAAGTCCGCGGTGACTTAGGTAGGAGCAGGGGGCGGTCCCGGTTTGTGGACAGCCGGGAACCCAGGGGAGGGCGGCCCTCAGCCTGGGCCCAGCTCCCTGCGCTGGTGGAAGGGCAAGGGGCGGGGCTGTGCTGAGATAACTTGGGGGCCTCTTGGGCCGACCTTGAGACTAGTGAGGGGGTGCCTGCGTTGCTCATGGTCACTGTGGGGTCCCTAgtggaggcgggggtgggtgggtggtgtgtTACATGAGGGTGGGTGAGGTCATAGAACCAGACAGGATAGTTAGATCAGGTGAGGTCACACTGAGTGAGGGTAGGTCAGGGTGGGGTGAAGTTACAGGTTCTGACAAGGTCATGGGGTGTGGGACCAGGTCATGGGGTCAGATGAGGTCACATGGGGCCAGGAGAAGTGGCAGCACAGGCTCTGCTCTGGCCTCAGAAGCAACCCCAGATTCCCTGGCACAGAATCTGTGCTGGGCAGAGTGTGCCCCACTGTCCTGGGTCCTGTGTGTTCCCCGCAGCCCTCTTCTTGTTGCCCGACCCCCAGGCAGCATCTCCAGGAAGGCTCCGGCAGTGCTGGACTAGGCCCATGCTtaggcctgccccctccccaagtgGGATCAGTAAACCGCAGAGTTTTACATTAGTAAGCCTAAGAGTAAACCATCTAGCACACTGTCACTCATCACACACATTTAGAACCGATAGTTCAGTTGGCTGCTAGGATAATGGATAGGTAAGGGAATAGTTGTGACTGTGGCCTAGCAAATGGCCTCTGTCTCATCAGGGTCATCTCAAAGTGGAGTGGTCACCATAAAGCTTTAAGCCTTTATATTAGTCTGAGGAAAAAGCTGGTCAGTTTGGGTGCCTTTAGCTCCAGGTAACGCGGTTTCTGGAGCAAGTTGTCCAGAGGCTCTGAGTCTCTGGATTCAGCCAGCAAGGGGAGGTCTTCAGGCAGCAGCTCTGcacttctttgtctctcttttctcAGATCTCATCTCAACCTGCCCCAGCAAGAAGGGGAGCAAATGACTCATTTCCTCCCGCCGTGCCCCATTCCCTGGGATGGCAGACTGAGCCTGTGGAGTCAAGAGACCAGAGCCTTCGTTTTCATTTACTCACATCACAATTATTTAGTCGACAAATGGTTGCTGGGACGTATCAACAGTTTCTGCAATTGTGGACAGACCTTATCTAGGCCCTGGGGCCAGCAGGGAGCCTAGATCTTTTTAGtggcccccggggtggggaaggagcagaggaggaggtgcTTTCTAGGATGGCATCTTCCACACTTCGCTGAGAGGCCTTGTCTCCTGGCTCCATCACACACACAACCTGCCCGCCCTACACTCCCCTGTCCCTGAGATCCGGCCACTACATGGGCCTGCAGCAAAGAGTAGATGCAAAGTCAAAATTTAGAGATGCATCATGGaaactggggagggggtggagttCCGCTGGAACCACTTCTTTGGGCCAAacagagactgggggtgggggacagggggtggTCTGGTGACAGATAacgatttaaattttttttgggggggggaggatcaCACTCCACGATGCTCAGGAGCTAACTCCTGGCGCtgcatacgggatgccagggatcgaatctggggcAGCTCGTGAAAGGCAAGCCGCTCGCCTCACCTGCTACAgtactgctccagcccagggctaatgctttttgttttttttttgagttgcgCACCCAAGGCTTCTTTTGAGAGAGATGACTCTTATGATGAATTCTTGTAATGTGTAGCTTCACAGCACTGTCTGACCCTGGGATCTTGTCCCGAAGCGCTAGGACCCAGGTTTCTCTAGGCCCCCCATCTTGGCACTCCTCTGGCCAGTGAGTCTCCCCTGAGCTGCCTTGGGATTCCTGGCCAAGTCTGTGGCCCTCTGACTCCCCTTCCTGCACACGTTGTGGTGCCAGTGCAGGGAGTGTGACCGTGTCCTCGCAGCCCTGTCGTTCCATGGTGTTGTCACGCTGTGCACTGCAGCCCCGACCCAGACTCACTCCCTTGACTCTGGGTCCAACAGACCCCGGCTGCCTCCTGCTGCACTGCTGGTCCCCTCTGGTCTCTAACTGGAAGTGCATGGACACCCCCTCACTTACAGCACGCCTCTCTCAGCCCCCACTCAGCAAGGCCCAGTGCCTGCTCCCTTGAATTAATGCTCCTCAACCCACGGGCAGCCAGGAGTAATGT contains these protein-coding regions:
- the LOC101542134 gene encoding tyrosine-protein kinase ZAP-70, coding for MPDPAAHLPFFYGSISRAEAEDHLKLAGMADGLFLLRQCLRSLGGYVLSLVHDVRFHHFPIERQLNGTYAIAGGKAHCGPAELCEFYSRDPDGLPCNLRKPCNRPPGLEPQPGVFDSLREAMVRDYVRQTWKLEGDALEQAIISQAPQVEKLIATTAHERMPWYHSSLTREEAERKLYSGSQTDGKFLLRPRKEQGTYALSLIYGKTVYHYLISQDKAGKYCIPEGTKFDTLWQLVEYLKLKADGLIFCLREPCPNASASASTGAAAPTLPAHPSTFTHRRVDTLNSDGYTPEPARLASPEKPRPMPMDTSVYESPYSDPEELKNKKLFLKRDNLIMADIELGSGNFGSVRQGVYRMRKKQIDVAIKVLKHGTEKANKDDMMREAQIMHQLDNPYIVRLIGLCQAEALMLVMEMASSGPLHKFLLGKKEEIPISNVAELLHQVSMGMKYLEEKNFVHRDLAARNVLLVNRHYAKISDFGLSKALGADDSYYTARSAGKWPLKWYAPECINFRKFSSRSDVWSYGVTMWEAFSYGQKPYKKMKGPEVMAFIEQGNRMECPPGCPPEVYKLMNDCWIYKWEERPDFLTVEQRMRTHYYSLASKAENPGGDEKGAGVAAAT